The Rhinopithecus roxellana isolate Shanxi Qingling chromosome 13, ASM756505v1, whole genome shotgun sequence genome contains a region encoding:
- the HSPA12B gene encoding heat shock 70 kDa protein 12B isoform X2, whose protein sequence is MMRKWEGGDPGVAHQKTPTCLLLTPEGAFHSFGYTARDYYHDLDPEEARDWLYFEKFKMKIHSATDLTLKTQLEAVNGKTMPALEVFAHALRFFREHALQELREQSPSLPEKDTVRWVLTVPAIWKQPAKQFMREAAYLAGLVSRENAEQLLIALEPEAASVYCRKLRLHQLLDLSGRAPGGGRLGERRSIDSSFRQAREQLRRYRHSRTFLVESGVGELWAEMQAGDRYMVADCGGGTVDLTVHQLEQPHGTLKELYKASGGPYGAVGVDLAFEQLLCRIFGEDFIATFKRQRPAAWVDLTIAFEARKRTAGPHRAGALNISLPFSFIDFYRKQRGHNVETALRRSSVNFVKWSSQGMLRMSCEAMNELFQPTVSGIIQHIEALLARPEVQGVKLLFLVGGFAESAVLQHAVQAALGARGLRVVVPHDVGLTILKGAVLFGQAPGVVRVRRSPLTYGVGVLNRFVPGRHPPEKLLVRDGRRWCTDVFERFVAAEQSVALGEEVRRSYCPARPGQRRVLINLYCCATEDARFITDPGVRKCGALSLELEPADCGQDTAGAPPGRREIRAAMQFGDTEIKVTAVDVSTNRSVRASIDFLSN, encoded by the exons ATGATGAG GAAATGGGAGGGCGGAGACCCGGGCGTGGCCCACCAGAAGACCCCGACCTGCCTGCTGCTGACCCCGGAGGGCGCCTTCCACAGCTTTGGCTACACCGCTCGCGATTACTACCATGACCTGGACCCGGAAGAGGCGCGGGACTGGCTCTACTTCGAGAAGTTCAAGATGAAGATCCACAGTGCCACG GATCTCACCTTGAAGACCCAGCTAGAGGCAGTAAATGGAAAGACGATGCCCGCCCTGGAGGTGTTCGCCCATGCCCTGCGCTTCTTCAGGGAGCACGCCCTTCAG GAGCTGAGGGAGCAGAGCCCATCGCTGCCAGAGAAGGACACTGTGCGCTGGGTGTTGACGGTGCCTGCCATCTGGAAACAGCCGGCCAAGCAGTTCATGCGGGAAGCTGCCTACTTG GCTGGACTAGTGTCCCGAGAGAATGCAGAGCAGCTACTCATCGCCCTGGAGCCTGAGGCTGCCTCGGTATACTGCCGCAAGCTGCGCCTGCACCAGCTCCTGGATCTGAGTGGCCGGGCCccaggtggtgggcgcctgggTGAGCGCCGCTCCATCGACTCCAGCTTCCGTCAGG CTCGGGAGCAGCTGCGAAGGTACCGCCACAGCCGCACGTTCCTGGTGGAGTCGGGTGTAGGAGAACTGTGGGCAGAGATGCAAGCAG GAGACCGCTACATGGTGGCTGACTGCGGCGGAGGCACCGTGGACCTGACGGTGCACCAGCTGGAGCAGCCCCATGGCACCCTCAAGGAGCTCTACAAGGCATCTG GGGGCCCTTATGGCGCGGTGGGCGTGGACCTGGCCTTCGAGCAGCTGCTGTGCCGCATCTTCGGTGAGGACTTCATCGCCACCTTCAAAAGGCAACGGCCGGCAGCCTGGGTAGATCTGACCATCGCCTTCGAGGCTCGCAAGCGCACTGCTGGCCCGCACCGTGCAGGGGCGCTCAACATCTCGCTGCCCTTCTCCTTCATTGACTTCTACCGCAAGCAGCGGGGCCACAACGTGGAGACCGCTCTGCGCAGGAGCAG CGTGAACTTCGTGAAGTGGTCCTCACAGGGGATGCTCCGAATGTCTTGTGAAGCCATGAACGAGCTCTTTCAGCCCACAGTCAGCGGGATCATCCAGCACATAG AGGCGCTGCTGGCACGGCCGGAGGTGCAGGGTGTGAAGCTGCTGTTCCTGGTGGGCGGCTTCGCCGAGTCAGCAGTGCTGCAGCACGCGGTGCAGGCGGCGCTGGGCGCCCGCGGTCTGCGTGTCGTGGTCCCGCACGACGTGGGCCTCACCATCCTCAAAGGCGCGGTGCTGTTCGGCCAGGCGCCGGGCGTGGTGCGGGTCCGCCGCTCGCCGCTCACCTATGGCGTGGGCGTGCTCAACCGCTTTGTGCCTGGGCGCCACCCGCCCGAGAAGCTACTGGTTCGCGACGGCCGCCGCTGGTGCACCGACGTCTTCGAGCGCTTCGTGGCCGCCGAGCAGTCGGTGGCCCTGGGCGAGGAGGTGCGGCGCAGCTACTGCCCGGCGCGTCCGGGCCAGCGGCGCGTGCTCATCAACCTGTACTGCTGCGCGACCGAGGATGCGCGCTTCATCACCGACCCCGGCGTGCGCAAATGCGGCGCGCTCAGCCTCGAGCTTGAGCCCGCCGACTGCGGCCAAGACACCGCCGGCGCGCCTCCCGGCCGCCGCGAGATCCGCGCCGCCATGCAGTTTGGCGACACCGAAATTAAGGTCACCGCCGTCGACGTCAGCACCAATCGCTCAGTGCGCGCGTCCATCGACTTTCTTTCCAACTGA
- the HSPA12B gene encoding heat shock 70 kDa protein 12B isoform X1: protein MLAVPEMGLQGLYIGSSPERSPVPSPPGSPRTQESCGIAPLTPSQSPKPEARAPQQASFSVVVAIDFGTTSSGYAFSFASDPEAIHMMRKWEGGDPGVAHQKTPTCLLLTPEGAFHSFGYTARDYYHDLDPEEARDWLYFEKFKMKIHSATDLTLKTQLEAVNGKTMPALEVFAHALRFFREHALQELREQSPSLPEKDTVRWVLTVPAIWKQPAKQFMREAAYLAGLVSRENAEQLLIALEPEAASVYCRKLRLHQLLDLSGRAPGGGRLGERRSIDSSFRQAREQLRRYRHSRTFLVESGVGELWAEMQAGDRYMVADCGGGTVDLTVHQLEQPHGTLKELYKASGGPYGAVGVDLAFEQLLCRIFGEDFIATFKRQRPAAWVDLTIAFEARKRTAGPHRAGALNISLPFSFIDFYRKQRGHNVETALRRSSVNFVKWSSQGMLRMSCEAMNELFQPTVSGIIQHIEALLARPEVQGVKLLFLVGGFAESAVLQHAVQAALGARGLRVVVPHDVGLTILKGAVLFGQAPGVVRVRRSPLTYGVGVLNRFVPGRHPPEKLLVRDGRRWCTDVFERFVAAEQSVALGEEVRRSYCPARPGQRRVLINLYCCATEDARFITDPGVRKCGALSLELEPADCGQDTAGAPPGRREIRAAMQFGDTEIKVTAVDVSTNRSVRASIDFLSN from the exons GCTCCAGCCCGGAGCGGTCCCCAGTGCCTAGCCCACCCGGCTCCCCAAGGACCCAGGAAAGCTGCGGCATTGCCCCCCTCACACCCTCGCAGTCTCCA AAGCCCGAGGCCCGAGCCCCCCAGCAGGCCTCCTTCTCCGTGGTGGTGGCCATTGACTTTGGCACCACGTCTAGTGGCTATGCTTTCAGCTTTGCCAGTGATCCTGAGGCCATCCACATGATGAG GAAATGGGAGGGCGGAGACCCGGGCGTGGCCCACCAGAAGACCCCGACCTGCCTGCTGCTGACCCCGGAGGGCGCCTTCCACAGCTTTGGCTACACCGCTCGCGATTACTACCATGACCTGGACCCGGAAGAGGCGCGGGACTGGCTCTACTTCGAGAAGTTCAAGATGAAGATCCACAGTGCCACG GATCTCACCTTGAAGACCCAGCTAGAGGCAGTAAATGGAAAGACGATGCCCGCCCTGGAGGTGTTCGCCCATGCCCTGCGCTTCTTCAGGGAGCACGCCCTTCAG GAGCTGAGGGAGCAGAGCCCATCGCTGCCAGAGAAGGACACTGTGCGCTGGGTGTTGACGGTGCCTGCCATCTGGAAACAGCCGGCCAAGCAGTTCATGCGGGAAGCTGCCTACTTG GCTGGACTAGTGTCCCGAGAGAATGCAGAGCAGCTACTCATCGCCCTGGAGCCTGAGGCTGCCTCGGTATACTGCCGCAAGCTGCGCCTGCACCAGCTCCTGGATCTGAGTGGCCGGGCCccaggtggtgggcgcctgggTGAGCGCCGCTCCATCGACTCCAGCTTCCGTCAGG CTCGGGAGCAGCTGCGAAGGTACCGCCACAGCCGCACGTTCCTGGTGGAGTCGGGTGTAGGAGAACTGTGGGCAGAGATGCAAGCAG GAGACCGCTACATGGTGGCTGACTGCGGCGGAGGCACCGTGGACCTGACGGTGCACCAGCTGGAGCAGCCCCATGGCACCCTCAAGGAGCTCTACAAGGCATCTG GGGGCCCTTATGGCGCGGTGGGCGTGGACCTGGCCTTCGAGCAGCTGCTGTGCCGCATCTTCGGTGAGGACTTCATCGCCACCTTCAAAAGGCAACGGCCGGCAGCCTGGGTAGATCTGACCATCGCCTTCGAGGCTCGCAAGCGCACTGCTGGCCCGCACCGTGCAGGGGCGCTCAACATCTCGCTGCCCTTCTCCTTCATTGACTTCTACCGCAAGCAGCGGGGCCACAACGTGGAGACCGCTCTGCGCAGGAGCAG CGTGAACTTCGTGAAGTGGTCCTCACAGGGGATGCTCCGAATGTCTTGTGAAGCCATGAACGAGCTCTTTCAGCCCACAGTCAGCGGGATCATCCAGCACATAG AGGCGCTGCTGGCACGGCCGGAGGTGCAGGGTGTGAAGCTGCTGTTCCTGGTGGGCGGCTTCGCCGAGTCAGCAGTGCTGCAGCACGCGGTGCAGGCGGCGCTGGGCGCCCGCGGTCTGCGTGTCGTGGTCCCGCACGACGTGGGCCTCACCATCCTCAAAGGCGCGGTGCTGTTCGGCCAGGCGCCGGGCGTGGTGCGGGTCCGCCGCTCGCCGCTCACCTATGGCGTGGGCGTGCTCAACCGCTTTGTGCCTGGGCGCCACCCGCCCGAGAAGCTACTGGTTCGCGACGGCCGCCGCTGGTGCACCGACGTCTTCGAGCGCTTCGTGGCCGCCGAGCAGTCGGTGGCCCTGGGCGAGGAGGTGCGGCGCAGCTACTGCCCGGCGCGTCCGGGCCAGCGGCGCGTGCTCATCAACCTGTACTGCTGCGCGACCGAGGATGCGCGCTTCATCACCGACCCCGGCGTGCGCAAATGCGGCGCGCTCAGCCTCGAGCTTGAGCCCGCCGACTGCGGCCAAGACACCGCCGGCGCGCCTCCCGGCCGCCGCGAGATCCGCGCCGCCATGCAGTTTGGCGACACCGAAATTAAGGTCACCGCCGTCGACGTCAGCACCAATCGCTCAGTGCGCGCGTCCATCGACTTTCTTTCCAACTGA